CCAGCGGGACAGTGATTCTGAACATCCGACCAGAGCTAGAACAGCATGATTGAGATCAAAATATGGTTGTACCACTAATGTGTCGGTTgcattaacattaaatatcaagAATGCctaaggggtatgaatattttgCTGCAAAGCACTGTATTCTTTTTGTTCCAGTTTAGGaatatgcaccactttgtgctGGTCAGTCATAAAATCCtcaataaaaacacactgaGGTGTGTAGTTGTaacataaaacatgaaaaatgtgagAACGTTCAGGAGGTGTTCCTACTTTTTAAGGCACTGTAGCTGCCGTGCTCATCAGGTCAGTCAGGAAATCATTCTAATCCCTGCATAACTTAAACAGAACAAACCCCCACATGCCCTGAAAGTGCAGTTATTCCCCACCTGATCCAAATTCGCGGAGCACTTTGTGATAGGCTTCTGTACCGAGCTGGTACACCTCATGGCCCAGTTTGTCGCAGTCGATCCGAGCTGCGCCGAGAACCTCCAGCTGTTTGGCGATAGAGCTCTTTCCGCTGCCGCTGCCACCCGTCAGACCGATCACGTACGGAGTAGGAGGGAGGTGGGAAGGGTCCTAACACATAGGAGACAAAAGACACCTGGCTGGAGTGTTTACACAGCACAACTGAACATGAGATCATGGGCGGAGGTGACTGTGACGTTTTAATAATCCTCCTGGCAGGTGAAACGAGTAAAAAAACTAGTCGGATCTCTGTAAAATCAAGTCTCCTCATCCTCACAGAGGAAACTGTCCAGATAACCAGCAGCAAACGAAGAGATCCAACAAGAGGCTTCTGAGAGAAGGTTTTAAGGTCGATGCTGgttagaataaaacaaatgattAACTGTCCAGGTTTTCAACAACAGATTTAAAAGCTCAActgcacttatttttttttttttttgcaaaacaaagaaGGAATAGCGTTGTTAACCCTCTTAGACCAGGAAGAAACTGGCTGACTGGGTTTAAAGTGACAGagaatttacaacaaaaaaaaaaaggaacttatTTACatcaagaaaataaatcttatgTTGTAAAAATCCACCTCATCATGATCAGCTTTACTTAACACcagctttttgttttcaaagatGTAATGAAGTATATTATGAAcgttgttatttttggtttacTATTAAAACCAAAAGGGAACGTTCCTTTGTATAACAACGACAGCTATCAATGTATCTCTGAGAGAACTGAGATTATGTCCCTGGTGGACTCATAACTATAAGCGTTGACATCAGACATTAGACTGAGGCCAGTATTTTCGTAGATTTTTACCCTGGTTCCCGTTATAAACTCACCTACCAACATACACGTTGCTCTTAAAGGGAACTTTGCTAACAACAATTAGGATTTCTTATACTTTTACATCTTCTAGCAGGGTTTCTGAAGAGTTAAACACTGAAGGTATGAAGCAATTTCCTAAACGCCATGGTGAATCATTacccttaataaataaacaaccagttgggttttcttctttcttgaCTTTAGGTGCGTATtataaagaaacacaaacacacgatGAACGATTCAGACAGAAAAGCAATGCCAAGTCTTTAAAGGTTATTATAAAGCATTTTGTCCAGAAAGTTTTAACTAAAACGTTATCTTACTTTAGGCGGGGTGAGGAGGGTGCCAAGCAGGCGAGAGCGAAGACTGGAGGAGCTGATCTTCTCTTCCTCAATCTCGTCGCGGTGGGCATCCTTCAGCAGCTGGATCTCATGAAGGACGAGAAGTGGAAGGCCCTAGTTAAAGCAAAAGAcgacaaaaacattattacaacCCGCTTCCACCTCACTTTTAATTTAAGGCTGTTTGTCAGAAGAATATAGCCGGTAAGTAGGGCTAGGGGATATGGACAAAAAATAATATCTATATTTAGGCTGATTGCCCGTATatgattttaaaagtaattttaaaaaggcgtctctgaatcaaagcctTATCTCCAATGTTTCACAAGCACAATTTTAACAAACGTcgaaacagctaaaaaaaacctACTGGAATATATTAATGAAGAATTATAATGCAACATAGATCATGTCGATATGAACGATAGAGTCTTATCTTATatcgcttttaaaaaaaaaacactctgtatttttttaaatcttgatgtATTGCCTAGTCCTAGCAGTAAGATGAAATCTGTGTGACCTGCACTGATGTTAGCATGACTACATCTATGATTTCAGGTACCCAGCATCTGTTACAACAAGAATTAAGACAAAATACTTGTCAATTTCCAGCCTTTATAACTGATCAAAATAGTAATTTCAAGGTGAgttcttttaattttaacatgAATCCCAGTCGAGTGATATCCATTATTTCTCAAAATGTTCTGACAGAATCTTCCAGTTATCGTTCATTATCAAATGTTGTAGGAAGTAAAAGAGATAAACAGACCCTGATCTTAGTGAAACtagaaagccttttttttttaaataagtgtgtGTTTCCCATCCCAGCGTACTTTCTCGATGCGTTTCTTGTTGACAGCCTCGCCCCCCTTTCGGGTCTCCTCGCTAACCACGATGCACTTCAGCAGAGGGTCCACTATGGACACTCCGAAGGGGTCCTCAAGTGGCACAATCTCCACCTGCAGTGAGGGTTTGGTGTCTTGCAGAAACTCCCGGAGTCTCTGCACACGCACAGAGTACGGCTCAATCAGCTCctttaaaactttttctaaAACCGGAGAGAAGGAAACGTCAGGCTTTAGTCTCTTAAAATATGTCGCCTTGCAGATGTATCCATTCCCCTTTAAACCTTTCCCCCCCTTTTGTCACGTTACACTCTCATACATCaaggtattttattgggattttatgagatAGACAGAATATTTAAGCGTGCAACCCTTTTTAGATATTGAATTTTCCAAAACTAGTAAAACgtattgtttttcttccatttcccAATTCTGCAGTGCTTTGTGTCGCTCTATTCActaaaatccccccaaaaaaacatagTGATGTTtgcggttgtaatgtgacagcaGAGTTCATGGACACATCTGTAAAGGCACAGCATGGCGCTACCATCAGAGCTTCACATGAATGAACGCTATTAAACACTTCAAAAAGGACCACTCACTTTTAAGCATTGCCTGGTCGCACACACCAATGACAAACCTTCTGTTGGCCAGCAGACACGAGACGCTCAGCAGCGTCTTGTGGGCCCCGTGGAGGCGGTCAAACGTGCCTCCTACCACAACATCGCTGTAGGTCTCCATGGGCTCGGCTTTCCGTTCGTCGCCATTTCTGGCCGCATCCTggctctcctgctgctgctgctgctgcttcaccgGCTGCGGGTGAAGCAGCACCGATGAGATGCCGGGTCTGCACACGTAACAGTGTCCGGCGTACTTCTCCAGACACTGCTTAACCTGACGGGACTGATGCGCGTCCTGGGGTGCAAAGTCGGTCAGCACCACCTCCGGGCAGTGAAACAGAGGCTGCGGCGTGGGGAAGGGCGAGTTCGGAGCCGCGGTCCCGCCGCAGGCGGACGGCTGGGCGCGGATGTTGGTGAGCAAGACCCGCACGTCCAGGTGGCCGCAGACGTCCGCCGCGTTGTTGTAAAGCCGCGCGATGAGCGTGGACAGGTCCACCACGGGTGGCATGAAAGCGGGCCGAGGTTGGCTCCCGCTGCTCAGGTTGAGGCCGGGGTGGAGGTGGACGTACAGCGTGCGGTCCACGAGCTGGGCCGCCGAGCTGAGCACTGGGGCGATGCGCAGAGGGAGGGTCTGGAGAGGGGAGGTCAGCACAAGGATGCCCGTGCTGAACATGGACATGGCTGCGTATCACAAGGACTCACAATGGTCCCCGTATCTGAGCAGGAGTCACAGTTAGGGAGGTGGGCTCCCTGAGGATGACAAATAAACAACAcactttagtttgtttttgtacaaTGTGGCAAATGACTGCTTTGATGTAATATTTACATGCCTATGAATTCACACTGTCCGTGTCAAGCTATTAAAATCGTACTGGCTAGACTCCAAAAGCCCACTTATGTAGACATCAGTGACCAAactgcggaaagcctgagttcttttaaatcaagattaaaaacacatttgtttaggattgcctttgactgttctagttaaactgtttttaatgttcttttttgtttctacattttattcctacttgcttttattctattttactttcctatattttaatcatgtaaagcactttgcattgtctctgtactgaattgtgctatataaataaatttgccttgccttgccaaagTGCTCAAGTTTACAGAGAGTGGTTGAACGTCATTACAAGAAAACTAATACATTTGTGAAATTTGAACGATTACCTATTTACGTAATTTGCCAAAAAATACTTAACCAAGAAAGAAACTGATCCGTAAATGTGTTTCTCAATAAACTGGAAGATCATCAAAAGGTTTGTTTATCAGAGTAATTCAACCCAAGAGAGTAATTTATACCCAAATATATAGCTTCAGAAAGCTGAACAATCAAGATTTATGACTCTGACTTGAGAGGCATCTGTCGATACAACATGGTTGGTTTACGGGTAAGAAATAGGAAATAGGAAGGGATGAAAAAGGCGACATGTGGGTAGgaacatagacataatatatatgtctgtgggtaGGAAGTAGGAACTGGGAGAAAGGGGCGGGGCAACTTGTTTTAGCCCCTGCTGCAACTCCAGCTCATGTGTTGCATTCAAACGCGATTTAACCCAGAGCTACAACGTCTTGCTGAACTTTCAGATGCAATTCAGGCGTGAAAAGAGTGCCGTGTTTCACacatgtgtaaaaaaagaaaaagaaaaaaaaagcgtttCCTAACTCTGgcaaaaacacaaagttgtgcaaCAATTGCTGGTTAACAGCGACACTTTCACACCTAACCTGTCGATACAAACATAGCGATGATCGTGCATGTTTCCTAGTGCTGACAATTTACAATCTACTGTTAGACAGCTGTGGCACGGTAGTGTGCATTTTTAACGAAATAAGTACTAAAGTGGTACCTGAGATTAGTCTTACAGCTAGCTAGCTAAATTTAGAGCAACAATCATTCTGTACGTAAACAATAACTGCACTAGGGAAACAAATCTGGACGTAAAATGAGAATAACAGCGAGTTAACTAAATCAGAAAACTCCCAATCATAATTTACAGTTTGCACTTTGCACCATGCACGCATTAAGGCCCAGAAACAAAGCTCTATCTGCCGTTTCTGACAGCTAACTGCAGGAAACACTTGCAATTGGCGGCGACTTCTTGATATAAGCGGCTATCGCGACGCGAATAT
Above is a genomic segment from Fundulus heteroclitus isolate FHET01 chromosome 10, MU-UCD_Fhet_4.1, whole genome shotgun sequence containing:
- the coasy gene encoding bifunctional coenzyme A synthase, with amino-acid sequence MSMFSTGILVLTSPLQTLPLRIAPVLSSAAQLVDRTLYVHLHPGLNLSSGSQPRPAFMPPVVDLSTLIARLYNNAADVCGHLDVRVLLTNIRAQPSACGGTAAPNSPFPTPQPLFHCPEVVLTDFAPQDAHQSRQVKQCLEKYAGHCYVCRPGISSVLLHPQPVKQQQQQQESQDAARNGDERKAEPMETYSDVVVGGTFDRLHGAHKTLLSVSCLLANRRFVIGVCDQAMLKKKVLKELIEPYSVRVQRLREFLQDTKPSLQVEIVPLEDPFGVSIVDPLLKCIVVSEETRKGGEAVNKKRIEKGLPLLVLHEIQLLKDAHRDEIEEEKISSSSLRSRLLGTLLTPPKDPSHLPPTPYVIGLTGGSGSGKSSIAKQLEVLGAARIDCDKLGHEVYQLGTEAYHKVLREFGSEILNEDKTINRRALGAKVFGNQERLKCLTDIVWPEIALLVKRTINRAREEGKEVCVVDAAVLLEAGWTDLVHEVWVTIIPEEEAIVRITERDGISAEDALRRLHSQWPNGKQVEHANVVLSTLWEPEVTRKQVLKAWKLLQKRIQQKKER